One window of the Oncorhynchus keta strain PuntledgeMale-10-30-2019 chromosome 31, Oket_V2, whole genome shotgun sequence genome contains the following:
- the LOC118380515 gene encoding mucin-2-like isoform X14, whose translation MSDSSGSKPFMVTSSINLKVTTPSFYNQPKKFASVNPPRPKSQSDPSPPPGSTPPAGPSPPPSLVSSTRGVGTAVIGRVGVMPPPPPSLCEDFPPPPPPMDDELPAPPPNCATTPPASDAPPPAFPPPPAVDDLPLPPAPPEENACLPRSPSPPPPPPPPPLPVSGPSSVPSAGENSQRLEKQTSFDKQLGSLTDLLSEMETRGPFNPKLPSQYSAPPPPAPKPAGPPPTAPKPNLSFLPPPEMGDKPPPAPWAEELKLRTTHRQANNATSAPAPAPQPFAKAPVGASKALGGMKTGTSMPPVGLKNQNHAPAPFGVAPKPSPVASSFPPPPAAPPAPPANKVAPPAFNHSKPSSIDSQMTVSPPPPAPVPPPQPKAMTSPPSSYSQPMKSPPSSKPSPPGPVSVPGGGVPLSMREVEELERMTNAFIKDMDTHAPVITSAPTGTHTPSVHHLSTYRYTHTLRSSPQHLQVHTHPPFITSAPTGTHTPSAHHLSTYRYTHTLRSAPQHLQVHTHPPLITSAPTGTHTPSAHHLSTYRYTHTPSAHHLSTYRYTHTLRSSPQHLQVHTHPPFSTSAPTGTHTPSAHHLSTYRYTHTPSAHHLSTYRYTHTLRSSPQHLQVHTHPPFSTSAPTGTHTPSAHHLSTYRYTHTLRSAPQHLQVHTHPPFSTSAPTGTHTPSAHHLSTYRYTHTLRSSPQHLQVHTHPPFSTSAPTGTHTPSAHHLSTYRYTHTLRSSPQHLQVHTHTLRSSPTGTHTPSAHHLQVHTHPPFSTYRYTHTLRSSPQHLQVHTHTLRSSPQHLQVHTHTPSVHHLSTYRYTHTHPPLITSAPTGTHTHPPFSTSAPTGTHTPSVQHLSTYRYTHTLRSSPQHLQVHTHPPLITYRYTHTLRSAPTGTHTPSAQHLQVHTHPPLITSAPTGTHTPYAHHLQVHTHPPFSTTGTHTPSAHHLQVHTHPPLITSAPTGTHTPSVQHLSTYRYTHTLRSSPQHLQVHTHPPFSTSAPTGTQTPSVQHLQVHTHPPLITSAPTGTHTPSAHHLSTYRYTHTLRSAPTGTHTPSAHHLSTYRYTHTLRSAPQHLQVNTHPPLITSAPTGTHTHTLRSAPTGTHTPSAHHLSTYRYTHTLRSAPQHLQVHTHPPLITSAPTGTHTPSAHHLSTYRYTHTLRSAPTGTHTPSAHHLSTYRYTHTLRSAPQHLQVNTHPPLITSAPTGTHTPSAHHLSTYRYTHTHPPLSTYRYTHTLRSSPQHLQVHTHPPLITYRYTHTLRSAPTGTHTPSVDHRSTYRYTHTHPPFSTYRYTHTHPPFSTYRYTHTHPPFSTSAPTGTHTPSAHHLSTYRYTHTLRSSPQHLQIHTHTLRSSPQHLQVHTHHPLITSAPTGTHTPSVQHLSTYRYTHSLRSSPQHLQVHTHSLRSSPQHLQVHTHPPLITSAPTGTHTPSVQHLSTYRYTHSLRSSPQHLQVHTHSLRSAPQHLQVHTHPPFSTSAPTGTHTPSVQHLQVHTHPPLITAAPTGTHTHTLRSAPTGTHTHTLRSAPTGTHTPSAHHLSTYRYTHTLRSAPQHLQVNTHPPLITSAPTGTHTPSAHHLSTYRYTHTPSAQHLQVHTHPPLITSAPTGTHTPSVQHLSTYR comes from the exons ATGTCTGACTCCAGCGGCAGTAAACCCTTCATGGTGACTTCCTCCATCAACCTCAAAGTCACCACCCCCTCCTTCTACAACCAGCCAAAGAAGTTTGCCTCGGTCAACCCGCCACGCCCCAAAAGCCAGTCCGACCCGTCGCCTCCCCCGGGCTCAACTCCTCCCGCaggtccctctcctccccccagtCTGGTCTCCTCAACACGCGGTGTCGGCACAGCTGTCATTGGTCGAGTTGGAGTGATGCCTCCACCCCCACCATCGCTATGCGAAG ACTTcccgccccctcctcctccaatgGATGATGAGCTGCCAGCCCCTCCCCCCAATTGTGCAACCACACCTCCAGCCTCTGATGCCCCTCCCCCtgccttccctccccctcccgcAGTGGATGACCTGCCCCTCCCCCCCGCCCCGCCTGAGGAGAATGCCTGTCTCCCCCGTTccccgtctccccctcctccaccaccccctccccctctcccagtctctggtcCCAGCAGTGTCCCCAGTGCTGGGGAGAACTCTCAG CGTCTGGAAAAGCAGACTAGTTTTGACAAACAGCTGGGCTCTCTGACTGACCTGCTGTCTGAGATGGAGACCAGAGGACCCTTCAACCCCAAG TTGCCCAGTCAGtactcagctcctcctcctcctgcccccaAGCCTGCAGGGCCTCCCCCCACTGCTCCCAAGCccaacctctccttcctcccccctccagagATGGGAGACAAACCCCCTCCCGCTCCCTGGGCAGAGGAGCTCAAACTCCGGACGACACACCGACAAGCCAATAACGCTACATCTGCCCCAGCTCCTGCCCCACAGCCATTTGCTAAGGCACCAGTCGGGGCTTCTAAGGCTCTTGGGGGCATGAAAACGGGGACGTCCATGCCTCCTGTGGGGCTGAAGAACCAGAACCACGCCCCGGCTCCATTTGGCGTTGCTCCTAAACCTTCCCCTGTAGCcagctccttccctcctcctcctgccgcTCCTCCTGCCCCACCAGCCAACAAAGTGGCTCCCCCAGCCTTCAATCACTCAAAGCCCTCTTCCATTGACTCTCAGATGACTGTGAGCCCGCCCCCTCCTGCCCCCGTGCCCCCTCCTCAGCCCAAAGCGATGACATCACCACCCTCTTCTTATAGCCAGCCAATGAAATCTCCCCCTTCATCAAAG CCCTCGCCTCCTgggcctgtctctgtcccaggtggaggtgttcctctctccatgagggaggtggaggagctgGAGAGAATGACCAATGCATTCATCaaagacatggacacacacgcTCCCGtcatcacctcagcacctacaggtacacacacaccctccgttcatcacctcagcacctacaggtacacacacaccctccgctcatcacctcagcacctacaggtacacacacaccctccgttcatcacctcagcacctacaggtacacacacaccctccgctcatcacctcagcacctacaggtacacacacaccctccgttcagcacctcagcacctacaggtacacacacaccctccgctcatcacctcagcacctacaggtacacacacaccctccgctcatcacctcagcacctacaggtacacacacactccctccgctcatcacctcagcacctacaggtacacacacaccctccgctcatcacctcagcacctacaggtacacacacaccctccgttcagcacctcagcacctacaggtacacacactccctccgctcatcacctcagcacctacaggtacacacacactccctccgctcatcacctcagcacctacaggtacacacacaccctccgctcatcacctcagcacctacaggtacacacacaccctccgttcagcacctcagcacctacaggtacacacactccctccgctcatcacctcagcacctacaggtacacacacaccctccgttcagcacctcagcacctacaggtacacacacaccctccgttcagcacctcagcacctacaggtacacacacaccctccgctcatcacctcagcacctacaggtacacacacaccctccgctcatcacctcagcacctacaggtacacacacaccctccgttcagcacctcagcacctacaggtacacacacaccctccgctcatcacctcagcacctacaggtacacacacaccctccgctcatcacctcagcacctacaggtacacacacacaccctccgctcatcacctacaggtacacacacaccctccgctcatcacctacaggtacacacacaccctccgttcagcacctacaggtacacacacaccctccgctcatcacctcagcacctacaggtacacacacacaccctccgctcatcacctcagcacctacaggtacacacacacacaccctccgttcatcacctcagcacctacaggtacacacacacacaccctccgctcatcacctcagcacctacaggtacacacacacaccctccgttcagcacctcagcacctacaggtacacacacaccctccgttcagcacctcagcacctacaggtacacacacaccctccgctcatcacctcagcacctacaggtacacacacaccctccgctcatcacctacaggtacacacacaccctccgttcagcacctacaggtacacacacaccctccgctcagcacctacaggtacacacacaccctccgctcatcacctcagcacctacaggtacacacacaccctacgctcatcacctacaggtacacacacaccctccgttcagcaccacaggtacacacacaccctccgctcatcacctacaggtacacacacaccctccgctcatcacctcagcacctacaggtacacacacaccctccgttcagcacctcagcacctacaggtacacacacaccctccgctcatcacctcagcacctacaggtacacacacaccctccgttcagcacctcagcacctacaggtacacaaacaccctccgttcagcacctacaggtacacacacaccctccgctcatcacctcagcacctacaggtacacatacaccctccgctcatcacctcagcacctacaggtacacacacaccctccgttcagcacctacaggtacacacacaccctccgctcatcacctcagcacctacaggtacacacacaccctccgttcagcacctcagcacctacaggtaaacacacaccctccgctcatcacctcagcacctacag gtacacacacacacaccctccgctcagcacctacaggtacacacacaccctccgctcatcacctcagcacctacaggtacacacacaccctccgttcagcacctcagcacctacaggtacacacacaccctccgctcatcacctcagcacctacaggtacacatacaccctccgctcatcacctcagcacctacaggtacacacacaccctccgttcagcacctacaggtacacacacaccctccgctcatcacctcagcacctacaggtacacacacaccctccgttcagcacctcagcacctacaggtaaacacacaccctccgctcatcacctcagcacctacaggtacacacacaccctccgctcatcacctcagcacctacaggtacacacacacacaccctccgctcagcacctacaggtacacacacaccctccgctcatcacctcagcacctacag gtacacacacaccctccgctcatcacctacaggtacacacacaccctccgttcagcacctacaggtacacacacaccctccgttgATCACcgcagcacctacaggtacacacacacacaccctccgttcagcacctacaggtacacacacacacaccctccgttcagcacctacaggtacacacacacacaccctccgttcagcacctcagcacctacaggtacacacacaccctccgctcatcacctcagcacctacaggtacacacacaccctccgctcatcacctcagcacctacagatacacacacacaccctccgttcatcacctcagcacctacaggtacacacacaccatccgctcatcacctcagcacctacaggtacacacacaccctccgttcagcacctcagcacctacag gtacacacactccctccgctcatcacctcagcacctacaggtacacacacactccctccgctcatcacctcagcacctacaggtacacacacaccctccgctcatcacctcagcacctacaggtacacacacaccctccgttcagcacctcagcacctacaggtacacacactccctccgctcatcacctcagcacctacaggtacacacacactccctccgttcagcacctcagcacctacaggtacacacacaccctccgttcagcacctcagcacctacaggtacacacacaccctccgttcagcacctacaggtacacacacaccctccgttgATCACcgcagcacctacaggtacacacacacacaccctccgttcagcacctacaggtacacacacacacaccctccgttcagcacctacaggtacacacacaccctccgctcatcacctcagcacctacaggtacacacacaccctccgttcagcacctcagcacctacag gtaaacacacaccctccgctcatcacctcagcacctacaggtacacacacaccctccgctcatcacctcagcacctacaggtacacacacacaccctccgctcagcacctacaggtacacacacaccctccgctcatcacctcagcacctacaggtacacacacaccctccgttcagcacctcagcacctacaggtaa
- the LOC118380515 gene encoding uncharacterized protein LOC118380515 isoform X35: MSDSSGSKPFMVTSSINLKVTTPSFYNQPKKFASVNPPRPKSQSDPSPPPGSTPPAGPSPPPSLVSSTRGVGTAVIGRVGVMPPPPPSLCEDFPPPPPPMDDELPAPPPNCATTPPASDAPPPAFPPPPAVDDLPLPPAPPEENACLPRSPSPPPPPPPPPLPVSGPSSVPSAGENSQRLEKQTSFDKQLGSLTDLLSEMETRGPFNPKLPSQYSAPPPPAPKPAGPPPTAPKPNLSFLPPPEMGDKPPPAPWAEELKLRTTHRQANNATSAPAPAPQPFAKAPVGASKALGGMKTGTSMPPVGLKNQNHAPAPFGVAPKPSPVASSFPPPPAAPPAPPANKVAPPAFNHSKPSSIDSQMTVSPPPPAPVPPPQPKAMTSPPSSYSQPMKSPPSSKPSPPGPVSVPGGGVPLSMREVEELERMTNAFIKDMDTHAPVITSAPTGTHTPSVHHLSTYRYTHTLRSSPQHLQVHTHPPFITSAPTGTHTPSAHHLSTYRYTHTLRSAPQHLQVHTHPPLITSAPTGTHTPSAHHLSTYRYTHTPSAHHLSTYRYTHTLRSSPQHLQVHTHPPFSTSAPTGTHTPSAHHLSTYRYTHTPSAHHLSTYRYTHTLRSSPQHLQVHTHPPFSTSAPTGTHTPSAHHLSTYRYTHTLRSAPQHLQVHTHPPFSTSAPTGTHTPSAHHLSTYRYTHTLRSSPQHLQVHTHPPFSTSAPTGTHTPSAHHLSTYRYTHTLRSSPQHLQVHTHTLRSSPTGTHTPSAHHLQVHTHPPFSTYRYTHTLRSSPQHLQVHTHTLRSSPQHLQVHTHTPSVHHLSTYRYTHTHPPLITSAPTGTHTHPPFSTSAPTGTHTPSVQHLSTYRYTHTLRSSPQHLQVHTHPPLITYRYTHTLRSAPTGTHTPSAQHLQVHTHPPLITSAPTGTHTPSVQHHRYTHTLRSSPTGTHTPSAHHLSTYRYTHTLRSAPQHLQVHTHPPLITSAPTGTHTPSVQHLSTYRYTNTLRSAPTGTHTPSAHHLSTYRYTYTLRSSPQHLQVHTHPPFSTYRYTHTLRSSPQHLQVHTHPPFSTSAPTGKHTPSAHHLSTYRYTHTLRSSPQHLQVHTHTPSAQHLQVHTHPPLITSAPTGTHTPSVQHLSTYR, encoded by the exons ATGTCTGACTCCAGCGGCAGTAAACCCTTCATGGTGACTTCCTCCATCAACCTCAAAGTCACCACCCCCTCCTTCTACAACCAGCCAAAGAAGTTTGCCTCGGTCAACCCGCCACGCCCCAAAAGCCAGTCCGACCCGTCGCCTCCCCCGGGCTCAACTCCTCCCGCaggtccctctcctccccccagtCTGGTCTCCTCAACACGCGGTGTCGGCACAGCTGTCATTGGTCGAGTTGGAGTGATGCCTCCACCCCCACCATCGCTATGCGAAG ACTTcccgccccctcctcctccaatgGATGATGAGCTGCCAGCCCCTCCCCCCAATTGTGCAACCACACCTCCAGCCTCTGATGCCCCTCCCCCtgccttccctccccctcccgcAGTGGATGACCTGCCCCTCCCCCCCGCCCCGCCTGAGGAGAATGCCTGTCTCCCCCGTTccccgtctccccctcctccaccaccccctccccctctcccagtctctggtcCCAGCAGTGTCCCCAGTGCTGGGGAGAACTCTCAG CGTCTGGAAAAGCAGACTAGTTTTGACAAACAGCTGGGCTCTCTGACTGACCTGCTGTCTGAGATGGAGACCAGAGGACCCTTCAACCCCAAG TTGCCCAGTCAGtactcagctcctcctcctcctgcccccaAGCCTGCAGGGCCTCCCCCCACTGCTCCCAAGCccaacctctccttcctcccccctccagagATGGGAGACAAACCCCCTCCCGCTCCCTGGGCAGAGGAGCTCAAACTCCGGACGACACACCGACAAGCCAATAACGCTACATCTGCCCCAGCTCCTGCCCCACAGCCATTTGCTAAGGCACCAGTCGGGGCTTCTAAGGCTCTTGGGGGCATGAAAACGGGGACGTCCATGCCTCCTGTGGGGCTGAAGAACCAGAACCACGCCCCGGCTCCATTTGGCGTTGCTCCTAAACCTTCCCCTGTAGCcagctccttccctcctcctcctgccgcTCCTCCTGCCCCACCAGCCAACAAAGTGGCTCCCCCAGCCTTCAATCACTCAAAGCCCTCTTCCATTGACTCTCAGATGACTGTGAGCCCGCCCCCTCCTGCCCCCGTGCCCCCTCCTCAGCCCAAAGCGATGACATCACCACCCTCTTCTTATAGCCAGCCAATGAAATCTCCCCCTTCATCAAAG CCCTCGCCTCCTgggcctgtctctgtcccaggtggaggtgttcctctctccatgagggaggtggaggagctgGAGAGAATGACCAATGCATTCATCaaagacatggacacacacgcTCCCGtcatcacctcagcacctacaggtacacacacaccctccgttcatcacctcagcacctacaggtacacacacaccctccgctcatcacctcagcacctacaggtacacacacaccctccgttcatcacctcagcacctacaggtacacacacaccctccgctcatcacctcagcacctacaggtacacacacaccctccgttcagcacctcagcacctacaggtacacacacaccctccgctcatcacctcagcacctacaggtacacacacaccctccgctcatcacctcagcacctacaggtacacacacactccctccgctcatcacctcagcacctacaggtacacacacaccctccgctcatcacctcagcacctacaggtacacacacaccctccgttcagcacctcagcacctacaggtacacacactccctccgctcatcacctcagcacctacaggtacacacacactccctccgctcatcacctcagcacctacaggtacacacacaccctccgctcatcacctcagcacctacaggtacacacacaccctccgttcagcacctcagcacctacaggtacacacactccctccgctcatcacctcagcacctacaggtacacacacaccctccgttcagcacctcagcacctacaggtacacacacaccctccgttcagcacctcagcacctacaggtacacacacaccctccgctcatcacctcagcacctacaggtacacacacaccctccgctcatcacctcagcacctacaggtacacacacaccctccgttcagcacctcagcacctacaggtacacacacaccctccgctcatcacctcagcacctacaggtacacacacaccctccgctcatcacctcagcacctacaggtacacacacacaccctccgctcatcacctacaggtacacacacaccctccgctcatcacctacaggtacacacacaccctccgttcagcacctacaggtacacacacaccctccgctcatcacctcagcacctacaggtacacacacacaccctccgctcatcacctcagcacctacaggtacacacacacacaccctccgttcatcacctcagcacctacaggtacacacacacacaccctccgctcatcacctcagcacctacaggtacacacacacaccctccgttcagcacctcagcacctacaggtacacacacaccctccgttcagcacctcagcacctacaggtacacacacaccctccgctcatcacctcagcacctacaggtacacacacaccctccgctcatcacctacaggtacacacacaccctccgttcagcacctacaggtacacacacaccctccgctcagcacctacaggtacacacacaccctccgctcatcacctcagcacctacag gtacacacacaccctccgttcagcaccacaggtacacacacaccctccgctcatcacctacaggtacacacacaccctccgctcatcacctcagcacctacaggtacacacacaccctccgttcagcacctcagcacctacaggtacacacacaccctccgctcatcacctcagcacctacaggtacacacacaccctccgttcagcacctcagcacctacaggtacacaaacaccctccgttcagcacctacaggtacacacacaccctccgctcatcacctcagcacctacaggtacacatacaccctccgctcatcacctcagcacctacaggtacacacacaccctccgttcagcacctacaggtacacacacaccctccgctcatcacctcagcacctacaggtacacacacaccctccgttcagcacctcagcacctacaggtaaacacacaccctccgctcatcacctcagcacctacaggtacacacacaccctccgctcatcacctcagcacctacaggtacacacacacacaccctccgctcagcacctacaggtacacacacaccctccgctcatcacctcagcacctacaggtacacacacaccctccgttcagcacctcagcacctacag gtaa